Proteins from a single region of Candidatus Limnocylindrales bacterium:
- a CDS encoding 2-hydroxychromene-2-carboxylate isomerase: MDFWFEFGSTYSYPSAMRVEDEARARGVALRWRPFLLGPIFRTQGWLDSPFNIYPVKGKYMWRDLARICAAQNIPLRHPTSFPRNGLVAARIAARFDDAPWVPAFVRGIYEANFARDEEISDPAVVASVLAAVGQPAELVREASSEEAKSKLRTNTDEAIALGIFGAPSFVVGGELFWGNDRLETALAWKA; encoded by the coding sequence ATGGATTTCTGGTTCGAGTTCGGAAGCACCTATTCGTATCCGTCGGCCATGCGCGTCGAAGACGAAGCCCGCGCGCGAGGTGTCGCGCTGCGCTGGCGACCGTTCCTTCTCGGTCCGATCTTCCGGACTCAGGGGTGGCTGGATTCGCCGTTCAATATCTACCCGGTCAAGGGGAAATACATGTGGCGCGACCTCGCGCGCATCTGCGCCGCGCAGAACATTCCGCTGCGGCATCCGACGAGCTTTCCGCGTAACGGGCTCGTCGCCGCGCGCATCGCCGCACGTTTCGACGACGCGCCGTGGGTGCCTGCGTTCGTACGCGGAATCTACGAGGCCAACTTCGCCAGGGACGAAGAGATCTCGGATCCCGCCGTGGTTGCCTCCGTGCTCGCCGCCGTCGGCCAGCCGGCCGAGCTCGTCCGCGAAGCCTCGAGCGAAGAGGCCAAGTCGAAGCTGCGCACGAATACCGACGAAGCGATCGCGCTCGGCATCTTCGGCGCGCCGAGTTTCGTCGTCGGCGGCGAGCTGTTCTGGGGCAACGACCGCCTCGAAACCGCGCTCGCATGGAAGGCGTGA
- a CDS encoding endonuclease/exonuclease/phosphatase family protein has translation MRRGFANHTSMAAIRVSAVMAGISFALLPAASFAGTFSVMSYNVRGLPPQVIEDRHTEIGEIAPLLEDYHTPAPPYVGMDAFVGLQEVFYQDYYDTLTNPQTVSYAYITAKDNGGPTNIGDGLTNLSDFPITGFTRTQWDDCFGTFDNGSDCGTNKGFTYSKVFLEENVSVDVYTLHADAGQDSGSREARRKNILQLVDAINANSAPTRPLIVLGDTNSLYTRLGNDNIQELLNGTGVKDVWVELRRSGIVPTAGAPIDTDCPTDPGGANCELVDKIFYRDGTVLALAPQSYDALKEMFSDDDGELSDHTPITVTFDYAVLTTTTTTTTTSSTSTSTSTSTTIPVDRPCGDPIALVANTRRANRVIAGGVRAVVASDALFVLKAAVGSLSCQLCTCDVDNSTKITATDALRVLKKAVGQDITLTCPPCI, from the coding sequence ATGCGACGAGGCTTTGCGAACCACACCAGTATGGCGGCAATTCGCGTTTCCGCAGTGATGGCGGGGATTTCGTTCGCGCTGCTGCCGGCGGCGTCGTTCGCGGGAACGTTCTCGGTCATGAGCTACAACGTCCGCGGCCTGCCGCCCCAGGTGATCGAGGACCGCCACACGGAAATCGGCGAGATCGCGCCGCTGCTCGAGGATTACCACACGCCGGCGCCGCCGTACGTCGGCATGGATGCGTTTGTCGGGCTGCAGGAAGTCTTCTACCAGGACTACTACGACACGCTGACCAATCCGCAGACGGTCAGCTACGCATACATCACCGCCAAGGACAACGGCGGCCCGACCAACATCGGCGACGGCCTTACCAATCTTTCGGATTTCCCGATCACCGGCTTCACCAGGACGCAGTGGGACGACTGCTTCGGCACATTCGACAACGGCAGCGATTGCGGAACCAACAAGGGCTTTACGTACTCGAAGGTCTTTCTCGAAGAGAACGTCTCGGTCGACGTGTACACGCTCCATGCGGACGCAGGCCAGGACAGCGGAAGCCGTGAGGCGCGCCGCAAGAACATCCTGCAGCTCGTCGACGCCATCAATGCGAACTCGGCGCCAACGCGGCCGCTGATCGTGCTCGGCGACACCAACAGCCTCTACACGCGGCTCGGCAACGACAACATCCAGGAGCTGCTCAACGGCACCGGCGTCAAGGATGTGTGGGTCGAGCTTCGCCGCAGCGGCATCGTGCCGACCGCCGGTGCGCCGATCGATACCGATTGCCCGACCGACCCGGGCGGCGCCAACTGCGAGCTGGTCGACAAGATCTTCTATCGCGACGGAACGGTGCTCGCGCTCGCGCCGCAGAGCTATGACGCGCTCAAGGAAATGTTCTCGGACGACGACGGCGAGCTCTCGGATCACACGCCGATCACCGTCACGTTCGACTACGCGGTGCTGACGACGACCACGACGACGACCACCACGTCCTCGACCTCGACCTCGACGTCGACATCGACGACAATCCCCGTCGACCGGCCGTGCGGCGATCCGATCGCGCTCGTCGCGAATACAAGGCGGGCCAACCGGGTCATCGCCGGTGGTGTGCGCGCGGTGGTCGCGAGCGACGCGCTGTTCGTGCTCAAGGCGGCGGTGGGAAGCTTGAGTTGTCAGCTTTGCACCTGCGACGTCGACAACAGCACCAAGATCACGGCTACGGATGCGCTGCGCGTGCTGAAGAAGGCGGTCGGGCAGGACATCACGTTGACCTGTCCGCCGTGCATCTAA
- a CDS encoding VOC family protein, producing the protein MTVEVLGIDHVYLAVRDLEVSRRYYDVVMRILGFRSGRFEIGGEPHASYYNRHFGFVLRPARSAQPHDPYASGLHHFCFRVETADDVRAVADALRREGLEVTEPKLYPQYADDYFAAFFDDPDGIRLEVTNYRSERRERHDHWTPPEA; encoded by the coding sequence ATGACGGTCGAAGTCCTCGGCATCGATCATGTGTATCTCGCCGTCCGCGACCTCGAGGTGTCGCGTCGCTACTACGACGTCGTGATGCGGATCCTCGGATTTCGCAGCGGCAGATTCGAGATCGGCGGAGAGCCGCACGCGTCGTACTACAACCGCCATTTCGGCTTCGTGCTGAGACCTGCCCGCAGCGCGCAGCCGCACGATCCGTATGCGTCCGGCCTTCACCATTTCTGTTTCCGCGTGGAGACGGCCGACGACGTCAGGGCGGTGGCCGATGCGCTTCGCCGCGAAGGCCTCGAGGTGACCGAGCCGAAGCTCTATCCGCAGTATGCCGACGATTACTTCGCCGCGTTCTTCGACGATCCCGACGGTATCCGCCTCGAGGTCACGAACTATCGCAGCGAACGCCGCGAACGCCACGACCACTGGACACCGCCCGAGGCTTGA
- a CDS encoding GFA family protein — MGPTFTQEAARPTLTQEAVGPTFPEGGRESMPIYHGACHCGRVTFEVDASPTRLSVCNCSMCSAKGAVYVPVAEIAAVTILSGEDEITAYRFNTGTATHMFCRHCGIHPFHRPRMDPSRWSVNARCLRDLDIASLPIVTFDGQNWDEAARQHGWRK; from the coding sequence GTGGGGCCGACGTTCACGCAGGAGGCCGCGAGGCCGACGCTCACGCAGGAAGCCGTGGGCCCGACATTCCCGGAAGGAGGCCGTGAATCCATGCCGATCTATCACGGAGCCTGTCACTGCGGCCGCGTCACCTTCGAAGTGGACGCGAGCCCGACGCGTCTTTCCGTCTGCAACTGCTCGATGTGCTCGGCGAAAGGCGCGGTCTACGTACCGGTCGCCGAGATCGCCGCGGTAACGATCCTGTCGGGCGAGGACGAGATCACGGCGTACCGCTTCAACACCGGCACTGCGACGCACATGTTCTGTCGGCATTGCGGAATTCACCCATTCCATCGCCCGCGCATGGACCCGTCGCGCTGGAGCGTCAACGCCCGCTGCCTTCGCGATCTCGACATCGCGTCGCTGCCGATCGTGACATTCGACGGACAGAACTGGGACGAAGCCGCGCGCCAGCACGGCTGGAGGAAGTAA